A window of Quercus robur chromosome 12, dhQueRobu3.1, whole genome shotgun sequence genomic DNA:
agctttttagcttaATTATTTGTTTCTCACTAAAGTAAAATTGCTTCTCACATAGGTCGGTGTTCATATATGCAGTTGAAATTTTGTTAACCTATCTTTTTTTATATGTAGCAGAAAGAATCAGCACAAAAGGGTAGTGCAACATGTGACAGCGGAGGGACTTTGTTCAGATATGTGGGCATGGCGTAAATATGGTCAGAAACCCATCAAGGGGTCGCCTTATCCAAGGAGCTACTACAAGTGCAGTAGCTCAAAAGGGTGTCCagcaagaaaacaagttgaacGGAGCCATTTGGACCCTGAGGTATTCATTATAAATTACAGTTCAGAACACAACCATAGCCACCCGACTCGGCGAAACTCCCTAGCTGGTAGCACCAGGAGCAAGTTCCCAACATCTGGAAAGAAAGGCAAAAGTAGTACTTCTCCAACAACCCCTTTGATGCCATCCTCCGTTGAAAATGAGTTTGTGCAAAGTACAAGCATTAAGATCGAGGAATTAGAGCAAACAACGGTGCAAGACAATGAAGGTAATGATATTGTTATTCCGGATTTGGACAAAGAATTATTTCCATGCCTAGAGGATTTTGATGAACTTACTGAAGAACCTGCCATGGATGTTTGCTTTTTGGACCAATTATTGGAAATATGTCCACCTTGGTTCATTGATAATTCCATTTCCACAACCACAAGCCATGGTTGCTAACACGAAGAGGGCATGTGGGAAATACATAATTTTTGATTTCTCAACACAAATGTAAACtgtaatttctaatttttccacaaccatttttgttttgtaatttagCGTCCAAGTTGTCTGAAATGGTTTCCTGGTATTGGACCAACAAGACACATATGTTGTATGTTAATATCAGTGAAAATATTTGGTGAATTTGGTCTAAGATCCGACTTATTAAAACATTTTAGACCTCATTTTTCTATGATCATTAAATATAATAAGGATTAGGATCACATCATCTCTACTTTTCTATAAGTGGTATTATTATATGAAAATCAATTTGGATTTTCTGAGAGTTTTTTATATGAGGTGGGACATTTATCCACAGCCCGCCCACCGCCCTAACTGTAACTGAAAAGGACAAccaattaacttattttttatttgaacagGATAAGCTTCATTTAGGACCTTACTTAATGCACAATCTCTAGCTAGCTAGCTACGTATAAGCATTGAAATATACTtttaaatcattattttttgttattaggtTTTAGGGCCTGTTAGATCTTTTATTTCCACGTCAAGGGATTGCAGTTTTAATATTTGGAATGGATGGGCTTTCCACTCGTAGAACATACAGTTGAGGACAGGGAATAGCAACTAAGCTCAAGAGTTTGTCTTGTTTTTAGAAAGGTAAATAGTTGAAGGTGAGTTTCAAATCAAAGACACGAGGCATTATAAATTATGCTATTACCATTATATTATTGCTTGAATCCCTCAACTAAGCTCGAGTTTACGATGAATAAAACTATGAATTCTTCCTACTTCTTGTGATTGGTAATAAAACTAACTAGACGTATTAATTTATAGGATTTATGTAGTAAAACGTGTAATATTCTAGTATAACTCTAAATTTTTTAggtatatataatttaaaaaaaaaaaaccttattgcTCTCATATTTGGGGGCTTTTCTATGTTAGGGGGTCTTAGTCCATGGCCTAAATGGCCCATACTGATGGCGGGTTTAGTCAAACAATAACACAACAACATTCAAATCCCAAAGTTTTAAGTTGTTTAATTTAAGTCCTAAAAAAATAGCTAAATTGTTAAGCACACAGttcttctaaataaataaaaaatcaaagtttatttaattttttactgaaagtgtattaaaatataattgtactttgaaatttaaaaaaaaaagaaaagaaaaaatgaggtATTAAAACGttgtacataaaaattaaaaagcaaaaaactagCTTATAATATAgtgccaaacacacacaaaaatgatAAACAAATTGATATAGGTAACACTTAAGAATTTGTTACGTAAAACTGGTTTTTTATTTCGTCATTAGTTACAGAAATAGGCtatatgaccattttattttttgaatttattggaCAATAATGAATTTTGGGGGGCTAGAGCCTAGAAGAATTTTTCACATGGTCCTGTCCACGCATAGAATGATACAAAGGTCCAGTTATTTATGACGCAATTTCTTTGTCTGGAAGACGTGTTTGCAAAAATTTGTATTGTTAGAAGTTAGAACAGTTTGTTTCAATGTTGGTAcaacaatataatttgaatCTTTGTACTTCTTAATTAATTTCATGAACCCGTGCAAGTTACAAAGATCAGATTCTAGATCATTTGAGCCCTCAAGTGTTATTTCTGGTTGAACTcttttttagtatatttaactttttactgaaagtatattaaaatatacttgtactttgaatttttttttttaaagtaaaaaaaaaaaaaagagaaagtatTAAAACattgtacataaaaactaaaaagtaaaaaactagCTTATAATTTAGTGTCAAATACACACAAAAATGATAAACAAATTGATACAGGTAACACTTAAGAATTTGTAACGTAAAACTAGTTTTTATTTCGTCATCAGTTACTAGGATAGGCTaaatgaccattttattttttgaatttattggaCAATATTGAATTTTGGGGGGCTAGAGCCTAGAAGAATTTTTCACATGGTCCTGTCCACGCATAGAATGATTCAAAAAGGTCTAATTATTTATGACGCAATTTCTTTGTCTGGAAgacatgtttgcaaaatttgtatTGTTAGAAGTTAGAACAGTATGTTTCAATGTTGGTGAGCTAGACCTTAATAGAAATGGCAcaacaatataatttgaatCTTTGTACTTCTTAATTAATTTCATGAACTCGTGCAAGTTACAAAGATCAGATTCTAGATCATTTGAGCCCTCAAGTGATATTTCTGGTTGAACTCTTTTTTAGTATAtatcacacttttttttttttttttttgatagaagtATATATCACACTTAGCTAGCCATATTAGCAGGTTTATTAATCTGTggcaattgtaagcactcttcTTTGCTTTCAGCTAGCAGAGCAGCCACTGAACCCACAaaagccgcattaatgtaggtTGCAGGTTCAGCGTGAGAATAGTCGGATCTCACATCGTTGAAGTGGTCATTTAAATCGGGACCTCCAACTATTGCACCCACATGAGTATTTGGATTTGGTTCGCTGGAAGAGTAATACTTTGAGAAGCCCTCGTTGCAATCCACCTCTGCAGGGTGAACTTTGATTGAGGGGATGGATGAACCTCTATGGTGTAATTGCTTAGGGTATTTGCTGCCAAAGCCCACCATGTATGACATATTCATGGGGTTATTTCCCAGTATATAGTCCACCTGAAACACATATTACAAATGTGATATCTTCATAATTTACGCAATAACATGATTGACCCTCAGGCttaaaatttaagtttgttGCAATACATTGGTTCATTGGATGAAATcagatatataaaaaaagaaaacatttgaTCTTTGATTCTGTCAAAGATATCAAGGCCCAATACTATTCAAGATTTAAGTCTATTCTATAACTCTAATCCAGATTCATTGTATCTAATCTTACTTGAAGCGTAAGTAAAGTAATCTTAATCCTAATTGTAGTGTAAGTATTGTAACATTGAGTTAGTCCATAATTAGTTTAGGATTTAGCCTACTATAAATATCATTCAATAAGATGATTTGCCAAATAGATCATTTGGGTGGTATTTCTTCTTAAATTCTTAAGAAGAAATGGTGGTGCAAACCTGTGATTTTGCGAACTTTTTGATTTGAGAGGCAGAGAAATGCACGGAACCACATTGCACTCCATTAACATGAGATGAAATTAAGGTTTTGGTGTAGATGAATAGCACCGTGGAAGAGCTTAATACATACTGTAGATTACTACTATCTCTAATATACAATAGCCCACCTGCAAACAAAATAGTAATCAGCCTGTCTCAAAAACTTCTCAGCCCCATTGTAGTCAATTATATATAGAATACCCTGGTTCatgtaataaaattattcttggATTGTAATAATTGTGTGTACCAGGCGTTGTTCGAATTTGTACAGAGCTACTCCTTGGCATCACTGCACATATAAATGACTCTGCATCACTCTTGAACTTGGTCAAATTTTTCTTCCCACCATAAAATTCCTGAACAAAATCTTAATTATTTCCCCTCctctttgaagaaaaaattgcaaatttgtACCACTAGTTATACCTTTGCTAGTAACGTCTGTGCTCCAACAAATTTGTTATCCCAACTGAACTCAGAGACAGCCTGACTCCACCCTTGGTTGCTTAAGACATAGCTCAAGTACTTCTTTTCTCTACTTGCCCTGTGTAGCCAAGCAGCAGCCCACAGCAGTTCATCCTTGTTGACAAGTTTGAAACCATGAGCTTATTAAATGAATAACAAGTAAGGACCAATCTTTTTTTTAGCCAGATTCACTTATTTACTACCTGATAGCCTGAATATGAGCAATAGAAAGGGCAAGAATCACTGTAAGATTTTCTATACT
This region includes:
- the LOC126709721 gene encoding endoglucanase-like, with the translated sequence MKHCGVVLRVLVLLVCVSSIHNGLAMEEEGLCSSSAYDYGDALGKAILFFEGQRSGKLPSRQKVKWRGDSALSDGHTEKVNLIGGYYDAGDNVKFGWPMAFSVSLLSWAAIEYKKEISSANQLHHLRTAIRWGTDLILRAHSSPTTLYTQVGDGNSDHQCWERPEDMDTPRTLYKITSESPGTEAAAEAAAALSAASIVFKRVNSNYSTRLLNQSQSLFEFADKYRKSYSDSCPFYCSYSGYQDELLWAAAWLHRASREKKYLSYVLSNQGWSQAVSEFSWDNKFVGAQTLLAKEFYGGKKNLTKFKSDAESFICAVMPRSSSVQIRTTPGGLLYIRDSSNLQYVLSSSTVLFIYTKTLISSHVNGVQCGSVHFSASQIKKFAKSQVDYILGNNPMNMSYMVGFGSKYPKQLHHRGSSIPSIKVHPAEVDCNEGFSKYYSSSEPNPNTHVGAIVGGPDLNDHFNDVRSDYSHAEPATYINAAFVGSVAALLAESKEECLQLPQINKPANMAS
- the LOC126709722 gene encoding probable WRKY transcription factor 29 isoform X2 yields the protein MSDFACMEDWGLQAVVRGYINEAPTTTLANPKYCFAPLSGVEDDPFSFPEISETTTVLDELEKLYNPVLHPLSSQSMPVSSISVPKEAKEPEKQPSRKETATTYKRRKNQHKRVVQHVTAEGLCSDMWAWRKYGQKPIKGSPYPRSYYKCSSSKGCPARKQVERSHLDPEVFIINYSSEHNHSHPTRRNSLAGSTRSKFPTSGKKGKSSTSPTTPLMPSSVENEFVQSTSIKIEELEQTTVQDNEGNDIVIPDLDKELFPCLEDFDELTEEPAMDVCFLDQLLEICPPWFIDNSISTTTSHGC
- the LOC126709722 gene encoding probable WRKY transcription factor 29 isoform X1; amino-acid sequence: MSDFACMEDWGLQAVVRGYINEAPTTTLANPKYCFAPLSGVEDDPFSFPEISETTTVLDELEKLYNPVLHPLSSQSMPVSSISVPKEAKEPEKQPSRKETATTYKRSRKNQHKRVVQHVTAEGLCSDMWAWRKYGQKPIKGSPYPRSYYKCSSSKGCPARKQVERSHLDPEVFIINYSSEHNHSHPTRRNSLAGSTRSKFPTSGKKGKSSTSPTTPLMPSSVENEFVQSTSIKIEELEQTTVQDNEGNDIVIPDLDKELFPCLEDFDELTEEPAMDVCFLDQLLEICPPWFIDNSISTTTSHGC